GTGTAATGTCAACATTCCGATGATCTCAAAAAAGGAGAGAACAATCGGAAGTTTATTTCATCAGCAGCATTTTCCTGGAATCAGCTCTATCTCCCGATTTAAGAACATAATAATATACACCACTGGAAACAGGTTTGCCAAGGTTATCGGTTCCATTCCAAGTTATCGAGTTGATCGATTGATCGGTTGATGAGTTGATCGGGAAAGTTTTTACTTTCTGACCTTTTAGATTGTAAATTTCGATGGTTGCAAACGAGGACGTTTGCGTTACAGAAAAATAAATCGTTGTGGATGGATTGAAGGGATTTGGATAATTACCAAGCAGTTTTGAAGCAGATACTAATTCATTATCATTGGCTATTGGATTGTAGCTTAAAGTTACTGTATCGGATACTTCCGGATCGAGGGGAGTTAATGTCGGATCGAGTAGCATCAGTTTCAAATCATGAGAATCTTGCGGAAAATCACCAACTGCAACAGGATTCAGATCAGAATACATCTGAATCAAGTTATCATCGATATATAGCCCTACAAAACCATCTCCTCCAGCAGGGTCAAAATTTTCCACAACGAATTCCACCATGAAAGGTAATTCCTCGATCGTGGAATTATTTGCCGGTGAAGTGATTTCAATAGTTGGATCGGGTTGTGCTGCGGGAGTATAATAAAGTTCGATGTCATGAAAATTATTCGGTCCGGCAGAAATAACTTCGTAAGGATCGGGCCCTTTCACAAATTCTACATTTGTCCATGGTCCGCCCTGATTTGTATCGTCTTCAGAAAATTCAATATAAATTTTATAAGTGCCATCCGGAATCGATGCCAGCAGATTATCTGTGCAATCCCAGTTCAAATTGTGAGTCTGGTGAGAATTTAAAGTAGCTCCCGTTACAAGCGCATTTTGATAATTTCCGCCTGTCATATTATTCCATTTTACCAGGTCTTCGATCTCTTCCCAGGCACGTCGAACCAGAGTTCTTACAAAGTTGTCATTTTCATCTGTTACCCAGATGGCAAAAACGTGTTCAGGCTCATATTCTCCGCCATAAGATGACGTTCTGATCTGGAAATCTACAGCTCCTTCGGTTCTAGTTGTTGGAATTATTTGATTGTTTTGTTTTGCGAACAAATTTAAACAAAAAACAACGACAATAGTCAAGATCAGAAAACTATAGATTAATTTTATTCTTTTATTCATTTTATTACCTCCAATAATTCACCGACAAGAATTTGTATCTATATGTTTCACAGTCAATATATTTATGTATGTTAAATAAAATCCTATCTATTTTTTGCGAAGTGTGGGAGTAACCTTGCGAACGAATTCTTTTTCATCTTCTTCTTCATCTTCTTCTGCTTTATCTGATTCTTTCTGTTCAGATTCATTTGTTTCTGCCTGTTTTTCTTGTTCTGGTTTATCGGATTGTTTGTCAGCAATTTCCAAGTCAGTTTGAGGTTCGTCATCTTCAGTTTCATCTTCAAAAACTTCATCTTCAAAAACTTCATCTTCAAAAACTTCATCTTCAGGCGTTATAAGGTCTTCTGGTTCTTCCTCATCAATTTGTTCAAATTCTTCTTCTTTTTCTTCGGAAATATCGGTTAGTATCAGTTCATCTTCTTCATCCAGGTCATGTTCCAAATTTATCTCTTCACCTTTTTCTTCTTCAGGAAAGAAGACCTCATCATCCATTATTTTATCTTCTTCAATTTTATCGGGATCTTCGATATGTTCTTCTTTATCTTCAAAAAGATCATTTAGAGGAGCAATAAAATGTTCATCTTCATCATTTTCTTTATCTTCTTCGATTTCTCTGATTTCTTCCTCCTCTGGAATCTCAACAACCGTTTCTTCTTGGTCATCCGGGTTTTCAGCATCAGGATCTTTTGTAGTAAACACATCATCATCAACTAGTGGCAAAGCTGGACTGATTGTGTCCTCATCTTTTTCTTCTTCTATCTCAGAAGAATCTTCCGGTTTGACTGCTGTTTCAGTGATCGGAACAAATTTTCTGGCATAGCTATCGTCATCGATGCGTTTGATAAGAGTATGTTTCCAATTGAATTCTTTGGCAGTTTCTAAAGTTTCCTTCATTTCCATAACAGGCTTTTCTGTGTGTGGTCGATAGAATTGCAGCCATACTACATGACTGATCGTGGAATGTTTTTCCAACCACGCTTTCCATTCTTGTTGAGTCTTAAAATATTGAATATTTCTGATCTTACCTCTATCTTTACTTGCCATTTATCCTCCCGTATCAAATGACTGACGTAATAATAAACCTGAGATTATTTTGTGAAGAAAAAAGTTTCTGATACCATTTTGGTAATAAAAAAACCGCTGCAAAATGAGCGGTTTTTTTTAATCTTACATTAACTCTATTTTATTTCCATTTGTCTTCAAGTTCTTCAATCAGTTCAGCATATTTTGCTTCGATTTCTCGAACATTTAACATCATTTTCTTTAGACTGCTCACTTGCTGCATTTTTTCCAGCCATTCGCATTCGACATTAGGGAAATCTCGGTAAGTGTACCTCAGTCCAAAATCACTTTTGGGAGATCTGTATTTAAGATTCATAAGTGGTGCAATTCGGTTTAGAAGCTGATTGTAGATAACATAGGCATCGACTTTGTTTTCTCGCAAAATCTGTTTTTTTACGTCCAAGACAAGCAGCCAGTAAGAATTTTTTATCATCTTATAAAGCCTTTTACCTTTTGCCTTCACCTGTTCAACTGGTGTAGGAGTAGGATCGAAAAGCTTTTTCTTATCGAACCAGACAATAGAATTTCCATGCCTGTCGGATTCCATGAAGCGATTACCGGAAGACAATTTTTCTAGGAGCAGATCCACATAGAAAAATTCGGGAGTATTTTCCAAAAGATAGAAGCATTGTGAGTGTCCGTGCCAGGATGGTTCCGGCATGCGAAATTTAGTTTTTATTCCATAGTGCTCATCCAGATATTTCTCGATCTTTTCAAAAGTTTCTTCCACTTTTTTGTCATCGCAGATCAAACCAAGATCGAAATCTGAATATTCATCTAAATATCCGGTAGCAGCTGATCCACCTTCCCAGGCACAAAAGATATGGTTATCTTTTTCCAGAAGGTTCTTAAATTTTACAATAAATTCTTCTCTAAAATTATCCATCATTTCTCCATTCAACTCATTTTTTTTAATCATTCCTGAAAGGAATTAAATTTCCAGTGAATATCTGTACTTTTTTCAATCCCTTCAGGATTGTAGATATTCTGGTCTGGCTGCCGCAGGTTTTACCTGAGGCTATCAAGGTTGAACTCTGGCGAGTTCTTGAAAACGAAATCATAGTAATCATTTTCTCCATTCAACTCATTTTTTTTAATCATTCCTGAAAGGAATTAAATTTCCAGTGAATATCTGTATTTTTTTCAATCCCTTTAGGATTGTAGATATTCTGGCCTGGCTGCCACAGGTTTCACCTGCGGCTATCAAGGTTGAACTCTGGCGAGTTCTTGAAAACGAAATCATAGTAATCATTTCTCTATTCAAGTCATTTTGTGTCATTCCTTTCTTAGAAGAATAACATTAAAAAATTACAAAATATTTTAAAAAACATAGCTTCTAACATTCCTGAAAGGAATGAATCTTAATAGCCGTAGATGAAATCTACGGTGAAAATAAAGCAAAAAAAACAATCCTGAAAGGATTGAATAATTATGGTTATAAATATCTTTCATTGTAAGTTATCCCTGCTTCAAGATACAACCCTTTTAACTCTTCCAGATATGAAACAAATTTATGATGTTCTTCTTGATTTATGATGTATTTTACTATCCTGGATTTATCTGAATTTGAATAAGTGAAAGCCGAATACCCTTCTTGCCAGTTTGTGAAAAAAGGAAATAACTTTTGATCTTTAATAAAGCCAGAAGAACTAACTTTGATATCCTTTATCAAATTCGAAAGTGAAATTGTTGGATGTAAACTTGTTAATATGTGAATATGATCTTCCACACCTCCAATTCTGAATAAATGACACTTTTTGTTCTTGATAACGCCAGCAATATATTTGAAAAGTTGATCACGATGTTCCTGTTCTAAGCATCTGCAACGATTTTTTGTAGCAAAAACGATATGATAAATAATTTGAGTATAAGGCATTACAATTCCAGTGCAAAATTCAATCCCTTCAGGATTGTAGATATTCTGGCCTGGTTGCCGCAGGTTTCACCTGCGGCTATTAAGGTTGAACTCTGGCGAGTTCTTGAAAAAACCATTCCCAGTCATTTCATTGTCTAAAATCAGTTTGCTAATTTTCATATCAGAATAAATAAAATTCATATAACATCTTATTTCGTTCCTAAAATAAAAAGGGACGCTGCAGGAGCGAAACCGTTCTCCAAAATATAACTTCTTATCTCCTCACCTTCTTTTCTTAAAATGTCAAAATTTTCTTTGTTATCCAATTTTCTTAAACCGGCATCGATAAGTTTGGCTCTTTCATTTACCATTTCGGGATCTTTTGGTTCTGGTACAGGAAACGCATAATCCAGAATTTTGATCTTTTTCAGATCAAGTTCTGATATCATGTCTTTGATCTTCTGACGGGGAAAAGTAGGATCGTGTTTCTGTCCAAAAACTGTATCGATCTTGGCAAACCAGTGATGAATTTTGACGTGAGACATTTGCGCCTTATTCTGATTATCACAATACATCTCATGGATTACGAAATTTCCGTTCTTTTTTAAAACTCGTATCATCTCTTCTAAAACTTTTTCCATATTTTCCAGGTGATGCAGAGAATTGGAAAGGCAAACTGTATCAAAACTTTCATCTTCGAAAGGTAATTCTTTGGCATTTCCCCACACAAAAGTGATCTTATCGTTCGGATATGTCTGCTGGATCAATTTTTCTGAATTTGCCATAATATCGATGGCAGTGATCTTTTTATAACTTTTGAAGTGTTTGATGAATTGGATGAATTCTCCTCGCCCACTGGCTACATCCAACACATTTCCACCATCTATTTTCTGTAATATTCTTTCAAGTTCCAGCACATTCAACTCCGTTTATTCTCAAGTCTCAATATTTCTACCATTTTCCCAGGATCAGATCAGAATTTAGCAGGTTAATTTCCTCCTGTTTTTTTAGAAGTTGATAATATTTCTGGATCTTTGCCAGTTGCGTATTCTGATATTCCAATTTTTTATCATCCAATTCCAAAAGACTTATCATTCCCAGCTTGAACTGTTCCTGTGCCATGTTCAGGTTTTCTTCGGCCAGAGCCAGCTTTTCTTCATAAAGATCATAGGATTTTTGTAAAGTTGAGAAATCATTCTGCAGATTTTCGGATTGGATAGTATAATTATCTCGCGTTGTTTGATAATTCAAAGTAAGAAGTTTATTATATCTTTTCTGAATTTTGTAAGATTCGTATTTATCAAGCAATCCAAAGATATTCCAAGTTGCAGAAAGGTAAAGTGAGTTATCTGTTCTTGAATAACTTGAAAAATCATAAACATCATTTGGATCATCATGTCCAAATGAATATCCGATAGAAATACTGGGAAAGAAGTTCAACATAGATTTAAAGGAATTTGCTTTATTGATGTTGATGCTTTTTTCCTGCTGCATAAGAATGTTATTTTTTGTGAATTCCATCTCCTTATTCTTGATCTCGATCTCAGGTGAAACTAAACCATAACCTGCATCATCGATATTAAGATAAGAGAACAGGTCTTTTCTTGCTTTGGAAAGTGTGTTATTTGCTTCATTCACAGCAATTTCATAATCAATCAGTGATACTTCACTCTGTTTTAACTCAAGTAGTGATTTGTCTCCAGCATCGTATTGAACCTGAATTTGCTGATGAATTTTATTTTGCAATTGTAAATTCTTTTCCTGTATTTCCAAAGTTTCCTGAGCTTCTAATACACCTAAATAACTGGAAAATATGTAATAAGCTATTTGTTTCTTAGATTCATTGAATGATAAATCTGCGATTTTCATGTTTTCTATGGAAGTGTAAATATTAAAAAATGTTGGATCATTCAAAAAGAATGTTTTGGATGCTGATAATGATGCTGCATCATTCCACTCGGGATCGGCTGCATCAAAATAATAGCTGTTTCCATAGTTCAGGTTTAAAGATGGCAGTAAGCCATAGTAACTGCTTCGCAGATAACTTTGATTGTCTTTCAAGTTGCTTTTTGCTTCCTGAATATCATAAGATTTTTCCAGTCCGATCTCGATCAATTCTTCCAAGGCATATTCCTGGGCAAAGCAGATTGTAACTGCTATCGTGATTATGATTATCGAAATTAGCTTCTTCATTATTACTCCTTTTTCTTGTATATTTTTTCCAGAATCAAATTTCTGATTTATTTTGCAACAGTTTTCTTTTTATAAACAAAACTATTTTGCGACTGATTTTTTTCGGAACATTACTGGAATTTTATCCTTATCGGGAGCGCCAATTTGAATCAGTTCCCAATTTTTGTCATAATCTTCGATAGCATGTTTCAGAACTGTTACTTTTTCTTCTGATGTTGGCTCTGTTCCTTCCCAATGAATGATCTCAACTCTATACTTCAGAGTTTTTTTTCTTACCATTAATTCTTACATCGATCTCCAGATTTTGTTCTGCTTCCAGAGTTGGAATAGACAAAACTACTTCTCTCATTTCAGCCTCCTAATTTCCCCATATTTTTTATTTACTCTTCCTTATTTTCCAAGCTTGAAAAGGCTTCTTTCAAATTTTCTTCCTGCTTAGCACTTTCAAGGAGATTTACTCTGAAAGTCTTAACTGCAAGAATTCTTGGAAGAAGGCTTTTCAGAGTTGATTTCATCTCGTTTCTCTCATCTCTCATTCGCAAACAGGATGTTTGCGTTACTCATATTTAAGTGCCTTTATCGGATTTGCATTCGCAGCTCTAAAGGTTTGATAACTCACCGTTAAGATGCTGATGATGAGTGCTAAAATACCTGATGCAGCAAACAACCAGATTTGAATTCCTGTATTATAAGCAAACATTTCCAGGAATTTTTTAACAGCAAAATAGGCAATTGGCCAGGCAAAAATATTGGCCAGCAGCACCCATTTGGAAAAGCCCTGAGTGAGCAGGAAAACTATTTTGGCAGCCGATGAACCCAGAACCTTTCTGATTCCTATCTCTTTTGTACGCTGTTCGGTCATAAAGGAAGCCAAACCAAAAAGACCAAGACAGGAAATGAAAATTGCCAGCATTGCAAAATATTTTATGATCGATCCAATTTCATAATATTCTCTGTAATATTGCGCAATTTCCTCATCGAAAAATGAGTAATCGCATTCATAATTAGGTGCAAATTGTTTAAATGTATCTTTTATATATTCTATAGATTCGGGTACATTTCGAGGATTGATTTTTACGAATACTTTGCTCCACCACCATTTCATTGTTGTAATCATGATGGGACCGATATCATTATCCAATGTTTTGAAATGATAATCTTTCACAACCCCGATAATTTCACCGGCAGAGGATTCATCATACATATAAAATCTTTTGCCGATGGGATTTTCCAACTGCATCATTTTTACAGCTGCTTCATTCACAATATATGGAACAGGCTCACCTTGTTGATGATCTTTTGAGAAATTCTCACCTTCGATTAATTTCATATCAAATACTTTTAAAAAATCTTTTTCTACCAGAAAGAAATTGAAAAGAATTTTTTCATCATCTGCTTTGCCTTCCCATTCTGCTGGATTAACATTGCCGACTCGAGCTGGAGAAGAGGATGAAGATGTTACACCGAGGATGTTTGAATTTTTCAAAAGTTCCTCTTTGAACGAAGCAAAAGAATCATCCAGTTCTGTATTCATGGGAATGGAAATAATGAAGTCTTTATCAAATCCCAAATTTTTATTTTGAATGTATTTGAGTTGATTATAAACTGTTGCAGTACAAATAATAAGGGCTATCGAAATGGTAAATTGGATGACAACCAGAATTGTTCTGAATCTGTTTTTAGTTTTTGATCCGCTCCCGCTTTTTAATACTTTACTGGGAATAAAATGAGAAAGATAAAATGCAGGATAACTGCCCGAGATCAATCCCACAAGAAGTGTTATTACCAATAAGCTAACCAGAAAATTGATATTAGAAAAAGTAATATCGAGTTGTTTATGAGCCAGATCATTAAAACTCGGCAGGAACAATTCCACGATTACAAAAGCAACTATCATAGCAAAAATTGCAGTTAATATCGATTCTGTTATAAATTGTTTTATTAAACCCTTTCGATCTGCTCCTACAACTTTGCGGATGCCTACTTCCTTGGCTCTTTTAGCCGATTTGGCCGTAGATAGATTCATGAAATTTATGCAGGCGATAAGCAGTACAATTATTCCAATTGCCGCAAAGATGATGACGAAGATAAGGCTTTGCGGTTTATCCAGAGGATCGTAAAGATGAACTCTGGCAAGAGGTTGGATACGCACCAGATTTTTGTTATCCGGCTTGTTATCCACGATTGTATTTTCAATCTTCTTCTTAAAAGCTTCTACATCTGCGTTCTCGTAAAGCTGAATATAGCCTGAGCTTTCCCAACTCCAGCTGTTTATCCTTTCTTCACCCAGAATCGTAAACTGCATTATCAGATCAAATTGGATTGTAGAGTTTTCTGGCGGATTGGCAGCAATTCCTGTAACAGTGAAATCTGTCCTGTTATCATAACGGATCATCTTTCCCATCGGGTCTTCATCACCGAAATATTTTCTGGCTGTATCTTCTGTTAGGATGAGATTATGAATATCATCAAAAGCAGTTTGCAAATCACCGGCTACCAGATCAAAAGAAAACATTTCAAAAAGAGCTGGTTCGGTAAGCAACACATTATTTTCCGTAAAAGATCTATCACCGATTGCCATCATTCCACCGAAGTCTTTCAATCTCACGTGGTTTTTAATTTCCGGATAAAGTTCATGCATCAAAGGAGTTAACCGATAGGGAAGCGTTCTACTGCCGTAAGTTTTTCCATCATTCCAGATGCCTTCCTGAATAACACTGTAGACCTGATCTGAGTTTTCGTGGAATACGTTGTAGCTGAGTTCATTCTGTACCCAGAGCATAAGTAAGATGCACACAGCCATACCAATTGCTAATCCAAATATATTGATGAAAGTAAAGCCTTTGCTTCTACCAAAATTTCTGAAAGCGATTTTAAGATAATTTATGAACATTACTCTTCCTTATTTTCCAACCTTGAAAAGGTTTCTTTCAGATTTTCTTCCTGCTTAGCACTTTCAAGGAGATTTACTCTGAAAGTCTTAACTGCAAGAATTCTTGGAAGAAGGCTTTTCAGAGTTGATCTCATCTCGTTTCTCTCATCTCTCATCTCTCATCTCTCATTCGCAAACAGGATGTTTGCGTTACTCATATTTCAACGCATCCACCGGATTTGCCATGGCAGCTTTGTAAGCCAGAATTGAAAATGTTGTCAAAGCTAGAATTGCTGTGATCAGGCCGGAAAGAATGAAATAAACTGCCTTGATCTGAATACGGAAAGCAAAATTCTGCAACCAGTCGGTTATCCAGAAATAGCCAACAATCCAGGCCATAAAGGATGAAATACAAATTAATATTACAATTTCTTTATTGAACAAGTTAATTATTTCCAGTGGAGATGCTCCCAGCACTTTTCTTATACCGATCTCTTTGATACGCCTGTTTGCTTCAAAGGAAATTAATCCCAAAAGCCCAAGGCTGGAAACCAGGATTGCTAGCACACTGAAAATAGTAAAGATTGTACTAAATTGTTTATCTTTTTTATATTTCGCTGCTATAGTGTCATCCAGAAATCTGATATTGACTTTCTTCTCGCTGAACTCAGCACAAATTGTCTGGATGGTTTTTTTTGCAGTTTCTATATCATTCCCCTGAACTTTAACAGCCATATACCAGGACCAGCCGGAAAAATAGGTGAAAGCCATTGGTTTAACAGTATTGTGCAGGCTTTGGAAGGTGAAGTCTTTAACTACTCCGACGATATTTCTATCTGCAATCTTAATTGATAATGGATCAGATAGATTATGTTTCTTGGCAAAGGCTTCGTTTATTATGAATGATTCCTTGTCAGATTCCAGACCCGGATTGAAATTTCGACCTTCCATAAATTCTAGATCGAGCAATGGTATAAAATCTTCATCGCAGGGAACACTGAAGAAATGTGCATCTGAACCATCATCAAAAGTGCGACCCCATTCCATATAGAAATTTCCAGGCATTGAATGGACTATTGATGCTTGTTTTATTTCTGTATTTTCCAGAAGTTTTACTTTAAGGGCAGTATCATGTAATTTCATTTCGTAACTCATCCAGAAATATAAAATATGTTCCTTATCGTAACCAAGATTTTTATTCACCATAAATTTCATCTGAGAATAGATGATCAATGTTCCCAAAATGAGAGAAATAGTGATAATAAACTGGATGATCATCAATATTCGGCGGGATTGTAATCCGCTTTTTCCCTTGATCGTGGCTTTTTTAAGTACGAAAATTGTGTTAAATGACGACATGAAAAAGGCTGGATACATTCCTGTGAGAAATGTGATAAAAATTATTCCGGCAATTATGATAAGGATAATTGTATAGTTCATTACAGGATTGAAGATCAACTCTTTACCAATGATCTGATTGAAATAGGGTAGAAGCAATTCAATCAGCAGGAAAGCCAGCAGAAAGGATATCAGGGAAATCAGCAACGATTCGCCCAGAAATTGCTTGATCAGATCGCTTTTGCCAGCACCATTTACTTTGCGGATGCCAATTTCTGACGATCTCAGATTGGCTCTGGCTGTAGTCAAATTAATGAAATTAATAATAGCGATAACCAGGGTGAGTAATGCAGAGGTTGAGAAAAGCAGCAGATATTGCATATTACCATGATTGCAATGGTCATTTTTATTTAGATCTGTAAAGAAGTAGATGTCTTTTAAATGACGAAGATTGAAGGCAATTTCTGCTCTATCCGGTTCTATCTCTGCCATTATTCTGGTGAAAGTAGCGTTGAAAAGTTCAATTGTTTCCTGCGGATCTGTCTTATCTGATAACCTGACGAAAGTCTGGTAATTCCAATCACTCCAATTCTCAAAATAATCTTCCTTGTCGATCATAGTTTTACGATTTTTCCAGGTAGAAAGAACGTTAAATGTAATAATTGAATTTTCAGGATAATCCTGAAAAACACCAGCAATCGTGTAATCATAATTATCATTCGCTTTCACCTGTTTACCCACAGGATTGGAAGAACCATACAATTTATTGGCAGTGGATTCCGAAATGATAATCTGATATGGTTCTTCAAAAGCTGGATCGGCTTCACCGCTAATCATTTCAAGCGGAAATATATCTAAAAAATCTGATTCTGTATATAATACACCGCTTATTGTATGATCTTCATCATTTATATTAATATTCATACTTTGCCGATCTGTAGCTGCAACTGCCTCCAAACCGGGCATTTCCGATCTGATGATCGGGATTAACGGTGCCGGCGTGTGGAACCAGGTGCCCACTTCAATACGGTAAATATTTTTGTAATTCGGATTGAACTTATCTACGGAAAGTTCATTATAGGCATATAGACCTGCCATTATGGCAACTGCAATTCCCACCGCTAATCCTAATATGCTGATGAACGAGAAGAATTTATTTTTACTTATATTTCTTAATGCAATTTTGAAATAGTTCTTAAACATAAATATCACCTCAAATTATACTATCAAAATTCTTCTTTTTATCTCACTTCTCATCTTTCATCTTCCCATTTTCTAAATTTCACATCTTCACCAAATCCCACAATCACAAAGTCACAATGTCTCATCTCTCATCTCTCATTCGCAAACAGGATGTTTGCGTTACTCATATTTCAAAGCCTTCACCGGATTGGACAAAGCAGCTTTGATCGTTTGAGAAATTACTGTGATTAAAGCTAATAACAACGAAACTACAAAGGTGACAATAAAAACTGTAATATTGATATCTATGCGATAAGCGAAATTCATTAGTGCCTTCCTAAGTATAAAGTAAGCAACAGGAATTGCAATTATATTGGCAATGATGATCCAGCGTGTGAAATCTTTTGATAAATTGAAAATAATATTTGGTATGTCCGCTCCCAATACTTTACGAATTCCAATTTCACGGGTACGAAGTTCCGTGAGAAAAGCTGAAAGACCAAATAAACCCAGACAGGCGATGAAAATAGCAAGGCCGGTAAACAATTTCAGCACAGTGCTCATTTCCATCTCCGATTTGTACATGGCATCAAATCTTTCGTCAAAGAATTTGAATTCTATCCTCTTTTCAGGATTGAAATTTTGAACCGTTTCTTCCAGAAATTCTTTTGTTTTTGCTATATCATTTGAATTAACTCTTACTACTGTGTAATAGAGATAATCAGGCAGTTTCATCATCACCAATGGCTCAATAGGATTATGCAAAGATTTGAAATGAAAATCTTCAACCACTCCGATTATCTTTCCTTCCATTCCCCAAAGAGTAAATTTGGTTCCGATCGGATCTTCCAAACCCATTTTCTTGATTGCGGTCTCATTTAAAATAAAACCGAAATCTTCCGAGATTTCATTTTCCTGTGTAAAAGTATTTCCACTTGTCATTTTCATGTTGAAAGTATCGATAAAATCATTCTGAACCATTTCAAAATGTAGCAGGAAGCTCTCTTCTTCATTTCTTCCTTCCCAGTTGGCTCCAGATGTGGAATTTGCCATATTGTGAGGTAATGCTAAAGCACCGGTTATACTCTCAATTGCAGGATTTTTGAGAAGCTCCTGTTTGTAAGTTTCGTAAGATTCCATATCGTAAAATCTTGTGTAGAGAATCTGTTCTTTTTCAAATCCCAGTTTTTTGTTCTGCATATATTTTAATTGTTGGAATAAAATGATCGTACTTATAATAAGAATGATGGAAAGTGACCATTGTAAAACTACCAGAATTTTTCTGAAATTGCCGCCTTTTTGGCCTTTCAAACTTGAACCTTTTAAAACTGCCACAGGTTTGAATGATGATAACATAAAAGCAGGATAGATTCCTGCAATAATTCCCAATAGAGCTGTCATTCCTATAAGTAGAAGTGTAGATTCCAATCCAAAATTAGCGAATAAGCTGAGTTTTTTTGCAGTGAACAGATTGAAATACGGTAAAACAAATTCCACAATTACAAAGGCAAAAACAAGTGATATTGTTACCATCAAAATTGATTCACCCAGAAATTGGCTAATCAGGTGTTTTCTCTGAGAACCCAGCACTTTTCGCATGCCAACTTCTCGAGCGCGTTTGCTGTATCGAGCTGTAGTCAGGCTAATAAAATTTATACAGGAAATAATAATGATGAAAAGAGAAATGCATCCGAAAATTATGATATAACTGAAATCTCCCATTCCGGAAAAATCGGCTACAAATCCCGAAGAATGGAGATGAGTTTCTGTAAGCGGTTGCAGGTAAAGATCGGAAGCAGCTCCTTCGCTGTTTTCTTTGATAAAACCGGTAATTTTGTCATTCAATTCATCTGCATCTGCATTTTCATTGATCTCGATGTAAGTATGAAGTGAATTTCGCCCCCAGTCTTCCAGTGCTTCACCAAGTCTTTTATATTCT
The sequence above is a segment of the Candidatus Cloacimonadota bacterium genome. Coding sequences within it:
- a CDS encoding ABC transporter permease; its protein translation is MFKNYFKIALRNISKNKFFSFISILGLAVGIAVAIMAGLYAYNELSVDKFNPNYKNIYRIEVGTWFHTPAPLIPIIRSEMPGLEAVAATDRQSMNININDEDHTISGVLYTESDFLDIFPLEMISGEADPAFEEPYQIIISESTANKLYGSSNPVGKQVKANDNYDYTIAGVFQDYPENSIITFNVLSTWKNRKTMIDKEDYFENWSDWNYQTFVRLSDKTDPQETIELFNATFTRIMAEIEPDRAEIAFNLRHLKDIYFFTDLNKNDHCNHGNMQYLLLFSTSALLTLVIAIINFINLTTARANLRSSEIGIRKVNGAGKSDLIKQFLGESLLISLISFLLAFLLIELLLPYFNQIIGKELIFNPVMNYTIILIIIAGIIFITFLTGMYPAFFMSSFNTIFVLKKATIKGKSGLQSRRILMIIQFIITISLILGTLIIYSQMKFMVNKNLGYDKEHILYFWMSYEMKLHDTALKVKLLENTEIKQASIVHSMPGNFYMEWGRTFDDGSDAHFFSVPCDEDFIPLLDLEFMEGRNFNPGLESDKESFIINEAFAKKHNLSDPLSIKIADRNIVGVVKDFTFQSLHNTVKPMAFTYFSGWSWYMAVKVQGNDIETAKKTIQTICAEFSEKKVNIRFLDDTIAAKYKKDKQFSTIFTIFSVLAILVSSLGLLGLISFEANRRIKEIGIRKVLGASPLEIINLFNKEIVILICISSFMAWIVGYFWITDWLQNFAFRIQIKAVYFILSGLITAILALTTFSILAYKAAMANPVDALKYE
- a CDS encoding ABC transporter permease encodes the protein MFKNYLKIALRNLIRQKGYSAINIIGLAIGISCTMLLSLWIVDELSFDTFHENKDRIFRVLEHQEYSSQSMEVAVTPGPLAAALKENFPEVKRSTRFDFVTKFQIKLEDQVFPEIKGAYVDPDFLEMFTFPIIQGDQKPLNDINSVVLTKYAADKIFGDTDPIGKLITMGEDSKTVSAVIEDVPRNSHLQFHFLQPMAEYKRLGEALEDWGRNSLHTYIEINENADADELNDKITGFIKENSEGAASDLYLQPLTETHLHSSGFVADFSGMGDFSYIIIFGCISLFIIIISCINFISLTTARYSKRAREVGMRKVLGSQRKHLISQFLGESILMVTISLVFAFVIVEFVLPYFNLFTAKKLSLFANFGLESTLLLIGMTALLGIIAGIYPAFMLSSFKPVAVLKGSSLKGQKGGNFRKILVVLQWSLSIILIISTIILFQQLKYMQNKKLGFEKEQILYTRFYDMESYETYKQELLKNPAIESITGALALPHNMANSTSGANWEGRNEEESFLLHFEMVQNDFIDTFNMKMTSGNTFTQENEISEDFGFILNETAIKKMGLEDPIGTKFTLWGMEGKIIGVVEDFHFKSLHNPIEPLVMMKLPDYLYYTVVRVNSNDIAKTKEFLEETVQNFNPEKRIEFKFFDERFDAMYKSEMEMSTVLKLFTGLAIFIACLGLFGLSAFLTELRTREIGIRKVLGADIPNIIFNLSKDFTRWIIIANIIAIPVAYFILRKALMNFAYRIDINITVFIVTFVVSLLLALITVISQTIKAALSNPVKALKYE
- a CDS encoding ABC transporter permease is translated as MFINYLKIAFRNFGRSKGFTFINIFGLAIGMAVCILLMLWVQNELSYNVFHENSDQVYSVIQEGIWNDGKTYGSRTLPYRLTPLMHELYPEIKNHVRLKDFGGMMAIGDRSFTENNVLLTEPALFEMFSFDLVAGDLQTAFDDIHNLILTEDTARKYFGDEDPMGKMIRYDNRTDFTVTGIAANPPENSTIQFDLIMQFTILGEERINSWSWESSGYIQLYENADVEAFKKKIENTIVDNKPDNKNLVRIQPLARVHLYDPLDKPQSLIFVIIFAAIGIIVLLIACINFMNLSTAKSAKRAKEVGIRKVVGADRKGLIKQFITESILTAIFAMIVAFVIVELFLPSFNDLAHKQLDITFSNINFLVSLLVITLLVGLISGSYPAFYLSHFIPSKVLKSGSGSKTKNRFRTILVVIQFTISIALIICTATVYNQLKYIQNKNLGFDKDFIISIPMNTELDDSFASFKEELLKNSNILGVTSSSSSPARVGNVNPAEWEGKADDEKILFNFFLVEKDFLKVFDMKLIEGENFSKDHQQGEPVPYIVNEAAVKMMQLENPIGKRFYMYDESSAGEIIGVVKDYHFKTLDNDIGPIMITTMKWWWSKVFVKINPRNVPESIEYIKDTFKQFAPNYECDYSFFDEEIAQYYREYYEIGSIIKYFAMLAIFISCLGLFGLASFMTEQRTKEIGIRKVLGSSAAKIVFLLTQGFSKWVLLANIFAWPIAYFAVKKFLEMFAYNTGIQIWLFAASGILALIISILTVSYQTFRAANANPIKALKYE